In the genome of Ensifer adhaerens, one region contains:
- a CDS encoding Uncharacterized conserved protein, DUF2336 family produces the protein MIFGTFLRRSDRSKTQNRIEPVSLPVAEAGLPAAPGDDRRKRDLAATFLLDDVSPKVRMSLAEALADDNLAPRPVILALTEDRTDIAAMIVSRSPVLTDNDLIDLVGRGSSEIRAAVAVRAVVSVQVAGALAEVGGRLDIALLLRNPGTRLTPNVMVRLASRCGKDATIRELLLERPELPATARHILVEKIGATLTDADLVTALIPPRKRERMRREACEAALVRVLAGAGEAELAEMVEHLRVEGRLSTMFLIHALCAGRTAFFAEVISNLSGVARVRARAILASGRPRAVRALIEAAGIDRDVSDVFCEAVSIWREEGGDIPGDAGIFLRLAERCRQHADAAEAAHALIDAVERLAISEMRQMAKAYVHDLLTQAA, from the coding sequence TTGATTTTCGGAACTTTCCTGCGTCGGTCGGACAGAAGCAAGACCCAGAACCGGATCGAGCCGGTGTCTTTGCCCGTGGCGGAAGCGGGCCTTCCTGCCGCCCCCGGCGATGATCGTCGCAAGCGGGATCTTGCCGCCACATTTCTGCTCGATGATGTCTCCCCCAAGGTTCGCATGTCACTGGCAGAAGCGCTTGCCGATGACAATCTCGCACCACGACCCGTCATACTGGCGCTGACGGAAGACCGTACCGATATCGCTGCCATGATCGTCTCCCGCTCGCCCGTCCTCACGGACAACGACCTCATCGACCTCGTCGGACGGGGCAGTTCCGAAATCCGCGCGGCCGTCGCCGTGCGGGCGGTCGTCTCGGTACAGGTCGCCGGCGCCTTGGCGGAGGTGGGCGGTCGCCTCGACATCGCGCTGCTTCTGCGCAATCCGGGCACCCGGCTCACGCCGAATGTCATGGTTCGGCTCGCCTCGCGTTGCGGCAAGGATGCCACCATCCGCGAACTGCTCCTGGAACGGCCGGAATTGCCGGCGACCGCACGCCATATTCTGGTCGAGAAGATCGGCGCGACGTTGACGGATGCCGATCTGGTCACGGCGCTCATTCCGCCACGCAAGCGCGAGCGTATGCGGCGTGAGGCCTGCGAGGCCGCACTCGTGCGCGTGCTGGCCGGCGCGGGAGAAGCGGAGCTCGCCGAGATGGTCGAACATCTGCGTGTCGAAGGCCGACTTTCCACCATGTTTCTCATCCACGCGCTGTGTGCGGGTCGCACGGCGTTCTTTGCCGAGGTCATCTCCAACCTTTCCGGCGTCGCGCGGGTACGGGCGCGGGCTATCCTGGCGTCCGGGCGCCCACGCGCTGTCCGGGCTCTCATCGAGGCCGCAGGAATCGATCGAGACGTTTCCGACGTCTTTTGCGAAGCGGTTTCCATCTGGCGCGAGGAGGGGGGCGACATTCCGGGCGACGCGGGCATTTTCCTGCGGCTGGCGGAGCGGTGCAGGCAACATGCGGATGCAGCCGAGGCGGCTCATGCGCTCATCGATGCCGTCGAACGTCTGGCCATTTCCGAAATGCGGCAGATGGCCAAGGCTTATGTTCACGACCTGCTGACTCAGGCAGCCTGA
- a CDS encoding carbonic anhydrase yields MRGFIALGSCAVCAGMAGASEGAHWEYKGEHGPEHWGGMEKAYEVCSAGGQQSPINITSAIKAEVDPITVAWKKTSAKIVNNGHTIQINMPEGSSITRNGKVYDLLQFHFHAPSEHLIDGMTYPMEVHFVHKNKKDGDLAVLGVFMMPEQKHDAFSMLARYFPQTEGAEGKVETFTPSDLLPEGLEYWTYEGSLTTPPCSEIVTWMVAREPLKVEQASIRAFTSIYSSNARPVSPLNRRLVLMSP; encoded by the coding sequence GTGCGCGGTTTCATCGCGCTAGGCAGTTGTGCAGTTTGCGCTGGAATGGCCGGGGCCTCGGAAGGGGCCCACTGGGAATACAAGGGCGAGCATGGTCCTGAACATTGGGGCGGAATGGAAAAGGCCTACGAGGTTTGCTCCGCCGGTGGCCAGCAATCGCCGATCAATATTACCTCGGCCATCAAGGCGGAGGTAGACCCGATCACCGTGGCCTGGAAGAAGACTTCGGCGAAGATCGTCAACAACGGCCACACGATCCAGATCAACATGCCGGAAGGTTCGTCCATCACGCGCAACGGCAAGGTCTACGATCTGCTGCAGTTCCACTTTCACGCGCCGAGCGAGCATCTGATCGACGGCATGACCTATCCCATGGAAGTTCATTTCGTCCACAAGAACAAGAAGGACGGCGATCTGGCCGTTCTCGGCGTCTTCATGATGCCGGAGCAGAAGCACGATGCCTTCTCCATGCTGGCCAGGTACTTTCCGCAGACGGAGGGGGCCGAGGGCAAGGTCGAGACATTCACGCCAAGCGACCTGCTGCCTGAGGGGCTCGAATACTGGACCTACGAAGGCTCCCTGACGACGCCGCCCTGCAGCGAAATTGTGACCTGGATGGTAGCGCGCGAGCCGCTCAAGGTGGAACAGGCCTCCATTCGGGCCTTCACCTCGATCTACTCAAGCAATGCCCGGCCGGTGTCGCCGCT